The nucleotide window CCACCTGCGCCCAGGAAAGCCCGGCCGCTTCGGCGGGCAGCCACACGGCTACCGCCTGCCCGCTGGGGCTGGCATACACGCACCCCGTGCGCAGGGCATAGCGCACCAGCAGCCGGAGGTAGTAATTGGGGTGGCCCAGCTCGCCGGGTACGGCCCCGTACAAGGGGTCCTGAACATAGGCGTCAGCCAGGAGCCCGGCAGCCCAGCGTTCATCGGAAAGGGTAAGGCGACGGGCCGGAAGAACCAGGGTGTGCATAGCGCCAGCGGGTTAGAGCAAGTGCCAGCAAAGGACGCCGGAAGGCGTAGCCGCGGCATTCACGCAGGTCGCAAAGGCTTGCGCGCACGTCGCAGAGTGCGTTTAGTTGCCAGTTGTTCGTTGTTCGCTAGCCCGTCATGCTGAGCGAAGTCGAAGCATCTCTACCGCTTCGTCTGAATACCACTGCAGCGAAGCAGTAGAGATGCTTCGACTCCGCTCAGCATGACGTTCTTTTCAGTGACAAACAATCGTCAACCACTATCAACCAGCAACCATGCTGGGAACCTCGCTGGGGGCGTAGCCGAAGTGGCGCGAGAAGCTGGTGCTGAAATGGGCCGGGGAGTTGAAGCCGACCTGGTACGCCACTTCTGATACCGTGCCGGTGCGGGCGGCCAGCAGCACGTGGGCCCGCCGCAGCCGCAGCCCCCGGATAAAGTCGCTGGGGGCTTGGCCGGTGAGGGCCTTGAGCTTGCGGTGGAGCTGGGCCCGGCTCAGGGCCACCTCGTCGCCCAGCATTTCCACGCTGAACTCCCCGTTGTCGAGGTGGCGCTCAATGGCCTGCTCTACCCGCTTCAGAAAGCACTGGTCGAGGGAAGGCAGGGCGGCTACGGCCGCAGCGTAGGCAGCGTAAGAGTCGGGCAGGGCGGCGGAAGCAGGAACAGGCTCCTCTGCGGCATTCGACCCGGCCGCCAGCAGCCCCAATTGAGTTTGCGCATTCCGACGCAGGGCCAGCAGGTTGCGCACCTGAGCACGCAGCTCGCGCGGGTCGAAGGGCTTGGGCAGGTAGGCATCGGCACCGGTTTCGAGGCCGGCTAGTCGGTCGGCGGCTTCGGCGCGGGCCGTGAGCAGCACGATGGGCACGTGGCTGGTAGCCAGGTCGGCCTTGAGCTGGCGGCATAGCTCCATGCCGTCAAAGCCCGGCATCATCACATCCGATACAATCAGGCTAGGAACCGTTTCACGCGCTACCCGCACGCCCTCGGGGCCGTCGGCGGCTTCGAGCAGGCGGTAGCCGGCCGAAGCCAGGGTTTCCTGCACAAAGGCGCGCACCTCGGCGCTGTCATCTACTACGAGTATAACCTCGGCATCCTCGGCGGGCTCAGGCAGGGCGTTTTCAGTAGGCACATGCAGTATAGCATCCATAGCGCCAGCCACTGGCTGAGCGGCCACCGCCGAGAGCAAGCCGCGCGGCAGCCGCACTACGAAGGTGGTACCGGCGCCTGGGGTGCTCATCACCTGCACCGTGCCGCCGTGGCGCTCCGACAGCTCCTTCACCAGGGCAAGCCCTACCCCGCTGCCTCCGGAGTCCGCGCCACTACTCACTACCTGGTAAAACCGGTCGAACAGGTGCGGGAGGTGGCTGGGTGCAATGCCCACCCCGGTATCCTGCACGCTCAGCACCACGGTTCCCTGGGGTGCCAGCGGCGTGGGCGCTTCGTCGTGCACGGCCAGCGTGACGTGCCCCCCGGCGGGCGTGAAGCGCAGGGCATTGGCGAGCAGGTTGCTCACTACTTCTTCCAGACGCGTTACGTCAAACACCAACGGCACCGGCTGGGCCGGCACGGCCAGGTGCAGGCCTATTTGCCGCGCGGCGGCCAGGTGCTGAAACCCCGCCAGCCAGGCGCGGGCCGATGCGGCCACGTCGCCGGCCTGGGGCTGCAGGGTAAGCCCGCCGGCTTCCAGCTTGCTTAAGTCGAGGAGCTGGTTGATAAGGCGCAGCAGCTTGCGGGCATTGTCGCCGATGCGCAGGCCGTGGCGGCGGGCCGGGGCCGGCATCGTTTCGTCGTAGGCCAGCTCCTCGGCCGGGCCCAGAATAAGCGTGAGCGGGGTGCGCAGCTCGTGGCTGATGTGAGTGAAGAAGTCGGTTTTCACCCGGTCCATTTCCTGCAGATGTACCAGGGCCTGGTATTCCAGCTGCTGCTGGGCCCGCTCCCGCTCCCGGCGCTGGGTGTTGCGGCGCACCACATAAAAGGCCCCGGCCACACCCGCCGCGTACAACAGGTAGGCCCACCAGGTACGCCACCAAGGCGGGCTGATGGTGAAAGACAGCCGGGTGGGCTGCGGATTCCACCGGCCGGCATCGTTGGCGGCCTTCACCTCAAAGGTGTAGCTGCCCGGCGGCAGGTTGGTGTAGGTAGCGGAGGTAGCCTCGGCGGGCTTGCTCCACCGCTCGTCGAACCCCGTGAGGCGGTACTGGTAGCGGACTTTGGTAGGACTGGTGAGGCTGACGCCCACAAACTCGAAGGCCAGCTGGTTGAGGTGGTGAGGCAAGGTGAACCCCGCAGCCAATGCCGTGTCGCGGCCAAACACGCGCAGGTGAGTGACGTGCGTGCTGGGCGGCACGGGGTTGGGGCGAGCCAGGTGCGGGTCGTAGCGCATGAGGCCGTTCACGGTGCCGGCCCACAGCTTGCCATCGGGCTCCAGCAACACGGCGTTCTGGTTGGTTTCCTGCC belongs to Hymenobacter sp. J193 and includes:
- a CDS encoding two-component regulator propeller domain-containing protein, which produces MLHFSARFGLLPFCWLLSVALVVGIGTAHAQTLATRVYGLADGLPQSTVYCLAQDEGGRLWAGTQGGVCWFDGRRFQTLDSRQGLPDNHVSSLLPAPGGGMWLGHAAGIITAISQTGQVGKLGPARWRATASIRQLLPAPNQQLWVATLGNGLYRLPQAGNGPIKHVAAPHALPSDTIFQIAAGAAQELWVATAQGLVIVHANTGQRLEAATAALPAAIRQQRVYSIHRASDNAYWLGLKNGLGQLTRTSPAQPWQLRVIGREQGLCAAAPQRVLPDRLGRVWAVSAAGVSCYEPATSRVTCFPQHSLLSDQTACGLLEDREGSMWVVLDDGILQHIPDEQFALFGSAEGLGGRNESGEADVQNIVNVGPGVYWVGTRLGLWEFRPENPAGRQFRLAYRRPGGDAANFVRALFKDAQGRIWLGSRGSGVAVYTPATGRWQGLNNIPGLAGQNVRQFAQDKLGRVWAVTAAAGATVVLNPATGASRTYGASSGLGTNALWAAFQDREGTLWLGTDDQGLVRVDVQANGPDQLRRADGRTDHLSIGSITQDPRGYLWLGSIGEGLLQFDGQRLKAYGPEVGLKSNNPYFVRCDARGRVWVGTNLGLDVFDPATRRTVSYGTAEGFLGQETNQNAVLLEPDGKLWAGTVNGLMRYDPHLARPNPVPPSTHVTHLRVFGRDTALAAGFTLPHHLNQLAFEFVGVSLTSPTKVRYQYRLTGFDERWSKPAEATSATYTNLPPGSYTFEVKAANDAGRWNPQPTRLSFTISPPWWRTWWAYLLYAAGVAGAFYVVRRNTQRRERERAQQQLEYQALVHLQEMDRVKTDFFTHISHELRTPLTLILGPAEELAYDETMPAPARRHGLRIGDNARKLLRLINQLLDLSKLEAGGLTLQPQAGDVAASARAWLAGFQHLAAARQIGLHLAVPAQPVPLVFDVTRLEEVVSNLLANALRFTPAGGHVTLAVHDEAPTPLAPQGTVVLSVQDTGVGIAPSHLPHLFDRFYQVVSSGADSGGSGVGLALVKELSERHGGTVQVMSTPGAGTTFVVRLPRGLLSAVAAQPVAGAMDAILHVPTENALPEPAEDAEVILVVDDSAEVRAFVQETLASAGYRLLEAADGPEGVRVARETVPSLIVSDVMMPGFDGMELCRQLKADLATSHVPIVLLTARAEAADRLAGLETGADAYLPKPFDPRELRAQVRNLLALRRNAQTQLGLLAAGSNAAEEPVPASAALPDSYAAYAAAVAALPSLDQCFLKRVEQAIERHLDNGEFSVEMLGDEVALSRAQLHRKLKALTGQAPSDFIRGLRLRRAHVLLAARTGTVSEVAYQVGFNSPAHFSTSFSRHFGYAPSEVPSMVAG